GTTCGAAGCGCTGCTTGCCGGGCATGAAAAGTTCCTCGCCGGCCGGGGAGTGGAGCGCACGACTTTGCAGGCGGTCGATCCCGATTCGGTCCGTGTGTGCGTCGAGCGCGACATGGAATCCCAGATGCAGCACAACCTCCGCGAGGGGCTTCTCCAGCGGGAAGGGGAAGAGCACGGACGCTATTCCTGGCGCGGAATGCTTTTCTTGTGGTTCCAAGTGCTGCGCGATATCTTCCGGTTCTCGTGAGCGCCCTGTTCCCCATGACGCGCCAATCACCGTCCTTCGGGCGGGTCGACCAGATTATGGTCGAAGAACGCGCGGCCACTTTCACCAAACGCAGCATCAAGACCGAATCGAAGCTGCAAGGTCTGCGCATGGTTTTCTCCATGCTCGACCTCACCACGCTGGAGGGGCGCGACACGCCGGGGAAGGTGATGACCATTTGCCACAAAGCCATGCATCCCGCGCCCGACCGCTACAAAGTCGGCCCCGTCGCCGCGGTCTGCGTTTATCCGAACCTCGTTCCGGCGGCCAAAGCTTTCCTCCGCGGCTCGAATGTCAAAGTCGCCGCGGTGGCCACTTATTTTCCGAGCGGACAGTCCTCGATGAAAACCAAACTTGAGGATACGCGCGTCGCGCTCAATGCCGGCGCCGACGAAATCGACATGGTCATCGATCGCGCCGCTTTCCTCCGTGGCGAATATGCCAAGGTCCATGATGAGATCGCCGCAGTGAAACAGCTCTGCGGTGACGTCCACCTCAAGGTCATCCTCGAGACGGGCGAACTCGTCACCTACGACAATGTGCGCGCCGCGAGCATGATTGCCATGCAAGCGGGCGGGGATTTCATCAAGACGTCGACCGGCAAGGTCAGTCCGGCGGCCACGTTGCCTGTCACACTGGTCATGCTTGATGCCATCCGCGAATTTTTCTTCGCCACCGGCGTGCGCATCGGCATGAAGCCGGCCGGCGGAATCCGCACGGCCAAGCAGGCCCTGCAATATCTGGTCATGGTCAACGAAACCCTCGGTGACGACTGGCTCACGCCCGATCTCTTCCGCCTCGGCGCCAGCACGCTGGCCAATGACATCCTTCTCCAGATCGCCAAGTCCGTCGACGGACGCTACCAAAGCGGCGACTACTTCTCCCTGCCATGAGCAAAAAAACGAAGAAACTCGTCACCCGCACGGCGTCCATCACAGCGCCCGCCCACGCCGCACCCGTTCCGGTTCGCGACCGCCATCTGCGCTTCAACGAGCGCTGGAACTACTCGCCCGCGCCCGAAGTTCACACCGACATCACGATCAAGCCGCGTTACGAACTCTTCATTGGCGGCAAATTCGTCAAACCGTCCTCGGGCAAATATTTCCCGTCGATCAATCCGGCCACGGAAAAGCAGCATGCAGAGATCGCCCAAGGCACCGCGGCCGACGTGGACAAGGCGGTCAAGGCCGCGCGCCGGGCGTACGAAAAAACGTGGGGCAAGATGCCCGGACGCGAACGCGGCAAATATCTCTTTCGCATCGCGCGCCTCCTGCAGGAAAAAATCCGCGATCTCGCCGTCCTCGAATCGCTCGACGGCGGCAAAACCATCCGCGAGAGCCGCAACATCGACTTGCCGCTTGTCGCCGCGCACTTCTTCTACCATGCGGGCTGGGCCGACAAGCTCGACTATGCGTTCCCCGGTCGCAAGCCGCGCCCGCTCGGAGTGGCCGGCCAGATCATCCCGTGGAATTTCCCGCTGCTCATGGCCGCATGGAAGCTCGCGCCCGCTCTGGCTTGCGGCAACACCTGTGTGCTCAAACCGGCCGAAACGACATCGGTCACCGCCATGCATCTTGCGGAGATCCTCGCAGAAGCCGATTTGCCCGGGGGCGTGGTGAATATCGTCACCGGTTTCGGCGACACCGGCGCGGCCATCGTCAATCATCCGGACATCGACAAGCTCGCCTTCACAGGCTCGACCGAAGTCGGGAAAATCATCGCCAAGTCCGTGGCCGGAACGCGCAAGAAGCTGACGCTCGAGTTGGGCGGCAAGGCGGCGAACATCATTTGCGAGGACGCGCCCATCGACCAGGCCGTCGAGGGTGTCATTCAGGGGATCTATTTCAACCAAGGCCACGTTTGCTGCGCGGGTTCGCGCTTGTTCGTGCAGGAAAGCATCGTCGAGCCGGTCATCCGCCGCCTGCGCAACCGTCTCGCAACGTTGCGTGTCGGCGATCCGCTCGACAAAAACACCGACATCGGCGCGATCAACAGCCGCGAGCAACTCGGCAGGATCCGCGAGTTGGTCGAGAGCGGACAAAAGGAAGGTGCCGAACTTTACCAGCCGCCGTGCAAACTCCCGTCGAAAGGTTTTTTCTGCGCGCCGGGCTTTTTCACCGGCGTGACCGATTCTCATCGCATCGCGCAGGAAGAGATTTTCGGACCCGTCCTCAGCGTGATGACCTTCCGCACACCGGAAGAAGCGCTGGAGCGTGCGAACAACACATCTTACGGCTTGAGCGCGGGAGTTTGGACCGACAAGGGCAGCAAAGCTTTCAAACTCGCCACGCAGCTGCGTGCCGGGGTGGTTTGGGCCGAGACCTACAACAAGTTCGATCCAGCCAGCCCTTTCGGCGGCTACAAGGAAAGCGGTTTCGGGCGAGAAGGCGGGAAGCAGGGACTTCTTGCCTACCTCAGGACCTGACTCTGCGCCACCACGCGAGGTTTTGCGATAGGTTCTAATCCGTCCGGCGCTTGCGTTCCGGATCCTCCTTTTTGGGAAACAACTCGCGCAAACGGTCAATGAGACCCTTCGGAGCGGGGGCGGTGTTTGTTCCCGCGGCGATCCCGCCCACACACCGGTCCCCGCCGTTGTTGCGCGCAGCTTGGAGGGCGCTTTCCGCCCTGCGCATCAAGTCTGCCGCGGCGCGATGCTCGTCCGGAACAGCCACAGCCAAGCCGACCGAGACGCGGTGCGTGTGATTGTCGTCCGCCGCCCGCATGGCCTCCACGATCTGCTCCCCGACACGCCTTGCGCCGGGCGGGGGCGTATCGGGCAGAATGGCGACGAATTCATCGCTCGAACGGCGCAGCACGATGTCTCTGGACCGCGCGCAGTGGACTTGCAGCGCTCGCTGCAGGATCTGCACTCCGACCTGGGTTTCCGGCGTGTCAAAAGAAACGACGGCCACGGTCAAAGGGCTGCTTTCCGCCGACCCGCGCACCCATGCTTTTTCCAGCGCCTCCGTGATGCGTGCTTTCGCCTCAAGTGCGGATGCAGGCTGCGAGGCGTGATTCATTTGTCCGGTAAGATCGGCCCGATTCGGCGCCTCCGCAAGTTTCCGATTCGGTAATCACGTCTTTTGCAGTTTGCCGGGGCAAGGCACCGCGGCTAGCGTTCACGGATGAAGTCTGCCCCGTTGCCGTCCGATGAATTGGCCCGACAGCGTGCGCTCCAGGATCTGCACCTGCTTGATACGCCTGCGGAGCAGGAATTCGACGACATCACGCTGCTTGCTTCTTTCATCTGCGAGACGCCCATTGCGCTCATTTCGCTCGTGGACAAGGACCGCCAGTGGTTCAAGAGCCGGGTCGGCCTTGATATTCCGGAGACGCCCCGCGACATCGCCCTCTGCGCCCATGCCATTCTCGGCGACGAAATTTTCGAGGTGGTAGACGCCGCGGCCGACGAGCGCTTCAAAGACAATCCAGTTGTCACCGGCGATCTGCACCTGCGTTTCTACGCCGGGGTGCCGCTCAAGACCTTGGACAACCACAACGTGGGCACGCTCTGCGTGATCGACCGCAAGCCGCGCCAACTCACGGATGCGCAGCGCGCCGCCCTCAAGGCCTTGGGGCGGCAGATCATGAGGTTGGTCGAGCTGCGCAAATCGACGCGCTTGCAAGACGAACTCCGCCGCAAGCTCTCGGCCGAGACAGCCCTCACCCGGGCGATCATCGAGAACGCCGGCGCTGCCATCATTTCCACGGATCTCGATTCGACCATCCTCACTTTCAATCCGGCGGCGGAACAAATGCTCGGCTACAGCGCCGACGAGGTTATCGGGAAAGTTTCGCCCGTTTCGTTCCACGACCCTGGTGAAGTTGCTGAACGAGCCGCCGAGCTTTCCGCGCACTACGGCGAGAAGGTCAGCGGCCTCGATGTCTTTCTACGTCCGCTGCGCGACCAAGCGGCGGACACGGTGGAGTGGACGTATATTGCCAAGGACGGACGGCGCATCCCCATACTTCTGACCATGTCGGTGTTGCGGGACGAGGCCGGCCAGCCGTTCGGTTACCTCGGGATCATCCGAGATCTGGGCGAAGCGAAAGCGCGGACCCACAGGTTGGAAGCCGCCGCGCGGTTGGGAGACATTGTCCGTCGCAGCCAGGAATCTTTCATCACGGGCGGGCCCACCAATCAAATGTTCGACCGTCTGCTCACCGACATTCTCGAATACACGCGCAGCGAATACGGGTTCATCGGCGAAGTGCTCTACGACGAGAACGGTGCGCCTTTCCTGAAGACGCATGCCATCACAAACATTGCTTGGAACGAGGCTACGAGAAAGTTGTATGAGGAAAGCAAGGCGACAGGTTTCATTTTCCGCAACCTGCACACGCTTTTCGGCGCGGCCCTGACCACGGGCGAGCCGGTGATCGCGAACCGTCCCGCGACCGACCCGCGGCGCGGCGGCCTTCCCCAAGGCCACCCGGCAATGCACGCCTTTCTCGGTCTGCCCATCCACTACGGCGGCAACCTCGTCGGCTTGGTCGGTGTGGCGAACAGGCCCGGGGGTTACGACGACGAGTTTGTGCGCGAGCTGGCGCCTATGGCGGCTTCCTGCGCGGCGCTCATTCACGCGATGCGGCTCGATGTCGAACGCTCCGCGACGCGTCAGTCGCTGGTCCGCGAACAAGACCGCTTCCGCCTCATTGTCGACACGGCGACCGAGGCCTTCATCGAGGTTGCAGAGGATGGAACGGTCACCGAGTGGAATCAGCACGCGGCGGAAGCGTTTCGCGCCCCGGTCGCCGATGCGGTCGGGCGGCAAATCGACGACCTTGTCATGCTCCGCGGCGAGGACGGGCACGACTCCGGTTTGCGTGACCACGTTCCGACCGAACTCGAGCGGCCCGGCCAGCCGCGCGAGTTCACTTTCCGCTGCGCCGATGGCACGCAATTCCAGGGGGAGCTTGTCATGTGGGCCATGCCCGAGGGCTCGGAACGCCGCTATTGCGCATTCATCCGCGACGTGACCGAGCGCCGGGAACTCGAGAAGCAGCAGCGCTTGCGTTTCGAGTCCGAGACTCTCCTCAAGGAAATCCACCACCGCGTTAAGAACAACATGCAGGTCATTTCGAGTCTGCTCAGCATCCAATCCTCGCAGCTTAAAGATGACCAGCGCGACGTTTTCCTCGAGTGCCGCGAGCGCATAAGAGCCATGTCCCTCATCCATGACCGCCTTTACTCCACGGGCAAGTATGCCGGGATCGACTTCGCCGATTATTTGCGAGAAATGGTCGCGTTGATCACGTCCTCCAACCGTCCGGCCGGTGCCGAGGTGCATGTGGACCTTCAACTGCAGCCGGTGGAGGTTGAATTGGACAAAGCTGTGCCGCTGTCGCTCATCGCAAGCGAGCTTGTCCTCAACTCGTTGAAGCACGCCTTCCGCGACCGTAGCGAGGGCACGTTGACCGTGCGGCTCGGCAACAAGGACGGGACTTGCCGGCTGTTTGTCGGTGACGACGGCCCCGGAATGCAACCGGCGAGCACCGAACGTGCCGGCGTCGGGCTGCAGCTCATCGAGGGTTTGGCCAGGCAGATCAAGGCGCGCCGCGAGGTGTCCGCCGGTCCCGGTCTGGGCACGACGATTCTTTGGGAACAATGAGCACCGGATGCCAGCCCCCATGCCCGCGCATCCTCGTCGTGGAAGACGAGGCCATCACGGCCATGGATCTGGCTGCCGAGCTTCGCAACTTGGGTTACGAGGTGTGCGGCATTGTCGATACGGCGGATGCTGCGGTCGAAGTCGCGGCACGCGAGAAACCGCAGCTCGTGCTCATGGATATCCGCCTCGGGGACGGTGGTGATGGGGTGGACGCGGCACGCCGCATTTACGAAACCAACGACACGGCGCTCATTTTTCTCACCGCGCACTCGGACGATGCCACGCTCGCTCGCGCACTTTCCGTTTCCCCATACGGCTACATCGTCAAGCCTTTCCACGCTCGCGAACTTAAAGTCGCAGTCGAAGTCGCCCTTTCGAAACACGCCCAAGAGCGGGCCGAAACGGAGAAGATATCGGAGCTGGTCCTTACGGATCCGCTGACCGGACTGGCTAATCGCCGGCGTTTCGACCAGGCGCTGGCCTCCGAGTGGGACCGCGCAATGCGCGAGCAACATGCGCTCGCCGTTCTGATGATCGACATCGATCACTTCAAAAAATTCAACGACAGCCGCGGTCACGCTGCCGGCGACGAATGTCTCAAGTCCGTGGCGCGCGCTCTTCGCGAACGCTGCGTTCGTGCCGGGGATCTCGTTTGCCGGTGGGGAGGGGAGGAGTTTGCGGTCATTCTGCCCGGGACCGACCAGGCTGGCGCCATCCATGTTGCGCGCGAATTGGTTGCAGCCGTCCGGTCGCTTGGCATCGAACACGGCAGTCCCGGCGCTGCATCGCACGTCACCATCTCGGCGGGTGCGTGCTCCGCTTTGGCCTCGGGCGGCGATACCGCGGAGAGATTGGTGGAGCGGGCCGATGCCGCGCTTTATGCGGCCAAACAAGCCGGACGCGATCGCGCGCTCGAAGCGGCCTGATCCGCGCCGCTGTGCCTCTGCGCGGTTTGGGCCCTGCTCAAGGACTTGCGGGAGCGCCCGATACCGGTTCGATGCAAATCCAATCCACAAGCATCGTCTGGGAGTCGTCCCAATCCGCCTGTCCGGCCCACGGCATCTGGCGCATGCCGAAGATCACTTCCGCAGGGTGGTCGGGAACGACGTCGTCGATTGTCTGCTGCAGCACCCCGTCGACGTAGAAACGCACGGCCTCGGGCTTCCATTCGATGGTGTAAATATGGAAGCGCCCGTCGCGGTGGGAAACGCGGCGCCCGTCGGCGTCGGTGACCGGCATGCGTATGGTGTGCTTCGGGTTCAGGTCGGTCCCGCTCGCGTTGGCCCACGTGTTGAGGCGGATATCGGTCCATCCTCCCACGGTGCCGGTGGGATGCCCGGCTTCCGCGCCTTCGGTGTCATCGGCCACCATCTCGATGTCGATCTCGTCCACTTCGGGTTCTTCGCGGTAGGTGAAAAGAATGCACGCCACCCCGGGAATCGCCGTGTTTTTTGCGCGCATGCTGATGCGGTGGTTGCTGCGGACCGGTCCGAACGAAAGCGTCTGGAAGGGCCATGCGGTGAAGTTGCACGGGCGTTTTTTGAGAAATTCCCTCTCGGCGGTCAGGTAAGCGAAGCCGTCGCCGGGGATGAGATCATTCCATCCGGAAACCGGCGACAGGTCCGCTTGGTATCGCCATGTCATCGCCGGGGTTCCATCCGGCTTTCCGTGCTCGTCGAAGTCCTCGAAGTATTCCTCCGCGCGAGAATGTGCGGGCATGGAAAGGCATAGCGCGAATGCAGCGCGGACGACCAGCGTTTCAAGCCGCGACCACGCGCGCCTTCTTGTCCTTGGGCACGACATTGCATGCATCGACGATGAGGGGGACGGTTCCCGCAAGTTTGGCGTAATCGACATCGCGATGTGCGGTGCAGACGACGGCGGCGTCGAATCCGCGCAGTTCGTGTTCGCTCCATGGTATCGAATGGCGTCCCGCCCAATGGTTGTGACCGGGAGCGATGCGCGGCACATGGGGATCGTAATATTGCACATCGGCGCCTTTGCCGCGGAGGAGGTCCATGATCGCGTAGGCCGGCGATTCGCGGTCGTCGGAAACGCCCGGCTTGTAGGCCACCCCGAGCACCAGGACACGGGTGCCGCGGAGCGAGCGGCCCGCCGCGTTCATCGCTTCGAGCAGATGGTTGACGACGTAGTAGGGCATCGAGCGGTTGATTTGCCCCGCCAGTTCGATGAAGCGTGTGTCGGTGTTGTATTCGCGCACCTTCCACGTGAGGTAATAAGGGTCGATAGGGATGCAATGTCCGCCGACGCCCGGCCCGGGGTAGAAAGGCATGTAGCCGAAGGGTTTGGTCTTGGCGGCTTCAATCACCTCCCAAATGTCGATGCCCATGAGGCCGAAGATGCGCTTGAGTTCGTTGACAAGTGCGATGTTGGCGAAGCGGAAAATATTCTCCGTGAGCTTGACCGCCTCGGCCGTATCGCAGTTGCTCACCGGGATCATTTGCTTCACGACGCGACCGTAAAGCTCGAGACCGCGTTCGAGGCAGGCCGGGGTCAGGCCGCCGATCACTTTGGGCATGTCGCCCAGCACGCTTTTGCTGTTGCCCGGATCTTCCCGCTCGGGGGAAAACACGAGGGCAAAATCCCGTCCGGCTTCGAGGCCGGAGGCCTTCTCCAAAACGGCGCGGAGTTCCTCGCGCGTGGTGCCGGGGTAGGTGCTGGATTCGAGCGAAACGAGCATGCCTTTGCGCAAGTGCGGGCCGATCTCGCCGCCGGCGGCAAGGATATGCGAAAGGTCCGGGTCCTGATGTTTCCGCAGGGGCGTCGGGACGCAGATGATGACGGCCTGCGATTCGCTCAAGCGCGTGTTGTCTCCGGTGAACTCGAGGTGTCCGTCCGCCGCGGCCCTGGCGATTCTTTCCGAGGCGAGGTGCGTCAGGGGGGAGTGGCCCTGCTGAAGTTCAAGGACGCGCCCCGCATCCGAGTCGAGTCCCAGTGTGCGGCAACCCGCGCGGGCAAAAGCGAGCGCGAGGGGGATTCCCACGTAGCCGAGTCCCACCACGGCGACTTCGTAGCGGGCGTTTTCCGGCTTGGGGATCATGCGGGTCTCGTCTGCGGTGTGATGCGTTTCATCTGCGCGCCAAGGTCCCGGCGGCGCAGGAAAATGTATTCGATCGTTCCGAGCACGGAGTTCACCAGTCGGAATTGGTGGAAGCCGAGATTGTCGAGGAAGATCGCGGCGATCATCTTCCAGAAATCCTTCCACGAAGCCGCGCGCAGGCGCGTGGTTTCGGTGATGAGCACCGCGAGCAGCGTGAGGAAAATGCCGGTGATGTAGGCGAGGAAAAAGAAGATGGCGACTTCCTTCAACGTGGCCAGACCGGCGACAAGAAGAGTGATCGCCAGGATGTAAGCGGCGATTTCCACGACGGGGGCGAGCGCCTCGAAAACGATGAAGAAAGGCATGCCGAAGAGGCCGGTCATCCCGTAGCGGGGGTTCAGGATCATCCTCCAGTTGCGGAAGAGCGCCTGCAATGTGCCGCGCTGCCAGCGGTTGCGCTGCGACGCGTAGAGCAGATATTGCTCAGGCACCTCCGTGTAGGAAACCGCATCCGGGGCGTAGGCCAAACGTTGCTGCTGCTTGTTGCGCCGGTCGTAAATGTGGCGGTTTATCCGGATGGCAAACTCGATGTCATCGGTGATCGCCTTGGGCCAAGGGCCTCCGACCGCCTCGTAAACCTGCCTTTTGATGAGAAGCAGCGCACCGGAAATGCACAGCATGCTCTGCAGCCGGCTCAAGCCCGTGCGCGCCCACTGGAAGCTGCGCGCGTATTCGACTTCCTGGTTCAATCCGAGGAGCGTCTGCGGCAGCCCGCGCCCGACGATGACGCCGTTTTCCAGGGTGAGACCGTTGGACGGACGGACGACTCCGGCCGAAGCGGAAAGGCGCGAATCGACAAGGAACGGTCGCGCCATGTGCAGCAAGCCGTCCGGTTCTATGACGCAGTCCGCGTCGATGATGCACAGCAGCGGGTAGCGCGTCATGGGAACGGCCGCGTTGATGGCGTCGGCGCGCCGGCCGTTCTCCTTGGCGACCACAACCAGATTGGGATGTTCGGCCGACTCGTAAACGCCGAGAATCCGCTCGGTCGGGATCCGCTTCGATCCGTATTTGTCCACGCGGTGCATCGTAAAGCGGCGCACCAGCGCCTCCACCGTCCCGTCGGTCGATCCGTCGTCCACCACGACCACCTCGTGTTGCGGATAGTTGAGCTTGAGGGCGTTTTCCACCGTGTTGACGATGATCGACTCCTCGTTGTGCGCGGGTATGACAATGGAGACCGGCATCGACAGCTCCGATTTCGCGATGCGTTCGAATTCCGCGAAGGTGATCGCGCGTCCGTAGCGACGTATCTGCGCGGCCCCGAGCAGCACGAGCACTAGGTAGATCGCGTGCAGCGCGATGAAGTAGATGAAAATGATCCAGATCAGGGTATGGATGAAGCACATCATGGCCGGGCCTCCTTGGTTTCAAGAACGCGCTGCTCCTCGAGCATTTGACGGCTGATGTCGCGGGCGTAGCGGTCGGTTGATTTGTTCATGGCGTCGCGCAGGGCGTCGAGTCCGTGGTCGCCGAGCGAATGGAGGGCCGAGGCCGCGGAGTAACGGACCCACCACGCCCCGTCGGCCAGAGCCGCGGTGAGCGCGGGGATGCATTGCGAGGCCCGCAGTTTGCCGAGTGCCTGCACCACCATGTTGCGGACTTCCCAGGACGGGTCGTTGGCAAGGGCGGCGATGTCCGGGATGACTGTGCGGTCGCCGAGCAGTCCCAGTGTCCTCACCGCATTGAGGCGCACGCGGAATTCCGGACTCTTGAGTAGCGAGGCCACGGGGCCGACGGCCTCGCGGGCGCGCAGCATCCCGAGGACCCGCACCGCGGTATTGAGGACACTGTCGGAATATTTTTCCCCGTTGCCGCGCAAAATTTCGAGCAAGGCGCCCGCTGTCTCCGGACCGAAGTCGCGCACGATCTCGGCGACGCGCCGCTGGTTCATTTCGCCCGGCACATCGAAGGCCAGAAGCACCGGTTCGACGTGTGCGGGGTCACCGAGGCCGGCGAGGGAGCGCGCGGCGGCGAACCGCACGGCAAGAACATCGTCGTGCAGGGCGTCCAGCAGCGCGGGTGCCACGCTCTTGTCCCCGAAGTATCCGAGGCGTTCGGCGGCCCGCAGGCGGATCTCCCAGCGGCGGTGCGTGAGTGCGGCTTTCTCCGATTCCAGCTGCGGCAGTCCCGCGAACAACGGGTGAAGACGCGTGCGATCCCTGGGTTCGAGGCGGTCGGAGAGTTCCATCAGAAGCGCGAGAGCTTCCTCCGGATCCTTGCGCATTTGTGCCGCGGCCTCGTCCTTGGCCGTGCGGCCTGCGAGGTAACTGGTGACCACGGGTTCCGAAATGTGGCGGAAGCGGGACGCGTGTTTGATTTTTCTGCCCGCCCCGAGCCTGACGGCGACGATGGCAAGCAGGGCGGCAATGCTCAGTGCGGCGAGCACGAGCGCGACGCGCAGGGCGATTTCGAGGAATGTTGGACCTAGAATTTCCATACGGCTCCTATCGTCGGGACCCATTGCTGGTAGAGCTGGCCCGTGTTGTTTTCCTTCAGGCGGTAGATGTATTGCGTGCCGGCGATGATGCTGAAGTCCTTGGTGATCGGCTGCTGGTAAAAGAGCGTGCCTATGTAGGCGTTCGAAAGGCTCGGGTCGGCCGTTCCGAAATCGATGTCGGGGTCGGTGCCGTAGGCGAAGCCGACCGTGAGTTTTCCGCCGCCGGGCATGTTCGCGATATTCAGCGACCCGCCGTAGTAGTTGTATTGGTTTTCGCCGAACCCCCATCCGTGCGCGTAACGGAACGTGAGCCAGATATCGTCGTTGAAATAATAGGTCAGCCCCGGACGGATCTGCTCGAGGGACCCGGTCCCGAGAGGCGCGACGCTCGAGAAGTTGTATTGCGTGTAATCGAAGAGCGCGACGAGGCGCGGCGCGATCCAGTATTCGAAGCCGCCATTGTAAATCTGGTTGGGAGCGAACTGCGGGTCGGGGCAAAAAGACAGCTTGGTGTGCAGTTCGAGGTATTTCACGGGATACCAGGAAGCGAGGCCGCTGTAGAGGATGTCCGTGCCCGAAGGCGGGCGCTGCATGATGTCGATCTCCGCACCGACCATGAACTGCGGGTTGTGCTGGTAGAAGATCTGGATCAGTTCCTCCTGCCAGGCCGACCGGTCGTTGTTGAACGGCCCGTAGCTATACATCGGCACGATGGTCCAGTGCTTGAACGGTTCGGCGGGTTCTTCGACTTCCGTCCGCTGCTGACGGATGAGGTCCTGGTCTGTCGGGCGTTCGATCTCCGCGGCATGCAGCGCGTGCAGGAACAGCGCGGCGATCGGGATGATGGTGATATGGCGTGGGTTCATGAAAGTCGTTCCTCCGAAGCCGGCTGGTTGCGGTTGCGCGCGATCAAGTCGTCCACCGTCTTTTCCAAAGACCATTTCGGGTGGAATCCCGTGAGGCTTTCGAGTTTTTCCTCCACCGGGCGTCGCTGGGTGATGTGTTCGAAGTGCTCCCCGTAGGCACGGTCGAACGGAATGAATTCGATCTTGGAGCTGCTGCCCGCGCGTTCGATCACCATTTCTGCCAGATCGAGAATGCTGATCTCACGCGTGTTGCCCACGTTGACCGGCTCTCCCCAGTCGGCCGGATTTCCCGCGAGCATGTCGAGCGCGGCGACCGTGTCCCGCACGTCGCAGAACGACCGGGTTTGCGTCCCGTCGCCGAAAACCGTCAACGGTTTGCCGGCCAGCGCCTGCTTGACGAAGCGCGGGAGAACAAAGCCGTAGTTTCCCGTCTGGCGCGGGCCGACGGCGTTGAACAGGCGCGCTATGACAACCGGCAATTCGTGCTGCCGGCGGTAGGCGCGGGCCTGCACTTCGTTCATCAGTTTTCCCAGGGCATACCCGGTGAGTCCTCCCTTGTGCGGCACGAAGACAAGCTCCGCGTCTTCCCGAAGCTCCGTGGTTTGGCAATGGCCGTAAACCGACGAACTCGACGCGATGACAGTTTGCGGTTTGTGGCCGGCCCTTGCGGCGGCCCGCAGCAGGCGCTCCGTGCCGCAGACGTTCACTTCGGTGACGCGAACCGGCTCTTTGAGAACGCGGAACATGCCGACCACGGCGGCCATGTGGTAAATGCGGTCGGCCGCCGCGACTTCTTTGTCCAGGTCGGGCCAAGTCAGGATGTCGGCTTGCGCGAAGCGATAGCGCGCGTTGTCCCGGAAAATGGCGACATTTGCTTCGCTGCCCGTGGTCAAGTCATCGACGACCGAAACGCTGTCGCCGCGGCCGAGATGAAATTCCGCAACATGCGAACCGATGAATCCCGCACCTCCTGTGACGAGAATATTCATGGGTTGCCCCCGTTCCTTGGCGCCCGCTTCGTCGAAGTATCAAGCTCCGAATAGGCGGTTTGTTTGGCGCTGTTTGCTCTCATTTGTCCGGTGGTATTTGAGCAGCCCGGTGCCGCCGTGTGTATGGGGTCAATGCCCCAGGTGCGGCGTCTTCTGGGGTCTTTTGCCGGGAGGCTTACACCCGATATCGGCATGACGCGTGGCTCCGCACCGTGTGCCCGTGAAAAATCACGGACTTGCAGCATGTGTGGCTGCGGCTTGGGCGCTCGCTCTGTTCCTGACGCCGGCGCGATCGCAGACCGTTTACCTCTGGACCGGCGGCTCGGGAGGCAGCGGTGACGCTTGGAGAAACGGCAACCACTGGTCGCCAGCCGCGCCCGCCTCCGGACCCGGCGCGGCAGCTATCGCGGCCTTCGCTACAAACGGCTCAGCCTCCGTCATCGGCATCAACCTCAACGACGGGCGCGGCAACACCCAGGAAATAGGATGCATCGAGTTGCTCTCGGGGCCCGACCGCATCATCAACAACAGTTCGGTCAGTGCGGGCGGAATGCTCATGCTCAACGGCACCGGAGGA
The Chthoniobacterales bacterium DNA segment above includes these coding regions:
- a CDS encoding diguanylate cyclase → MSTGCQPPCPRILVVEDEAITAMDLAAELRNLGYEVCGIVDTADAAVEVAAREKPQLVLMDIRLGDGGDGVDAARRIYETNDTALIFLTAHSDDATLARALSVSPYGYIVKPFHARELKVAVEVALSKHAQERAETEKISELVLTDPLTGLANRRRFDQALASEWDRAMREQHALAVLMIDIDHFKKFNDSRGHAAGDECLKSVARALRERCVRAGDLVCRWGGEEFAVILPGTDQAGAIHVARELVAAVRSLGIEHGSPGAASHVTISAGACSALASGGDTAERLVERADAALYAAKQAGRDRALEAA
- a CDS encoding glycoside hydrolase family 16 protein, whose amino-acid sequence is MSITPNLREPSPSSSMHAMSCPRTRRRAWSRLETLVVRAAFALCLSMPAHSRAEEYFEDFDEHGKPDGTPAMTWRYQADLSPVSGWNDLIPGDGFAYLTAEREFLKKRPCNFTAWPFQTLSFGPVRSNHRISMRAKNTAIPGVACILFTYREEPEVDEIDIEMVADDTEGAEAGHPTGTVGGWTDIRLNTWANASGTDLNPKHTIRMPVTDADGRRVSHRDGRFHIYTIEWKPEAVRFYVDGVLQQTIDDVVPDHPAEVIFGMRQMPWAGQADWDDSQTMLVDWICIEPVSGAPASP
- a CDS encoding nucleotide sugar dehydrogenase; this translates as MIPKPENARYEVAVVGLGYVGIPLALAFARAGCRTLGLDSDAGRVLELQQGHSPLTHLASERIARAAADGHLEFTGDNTRLSESQAVIICVPTPLRKHQDPDLSHILAAGGEIGPHLRKGMLVSLESSTYPGTTREELRAVLEKASGLEAGRDFALVFSPEREDPGNSKSVLGDMPKVIGGLTPACLERGLELYGRVVKQMIPVSNCDTAEAVKLTENIFRFANIALVNELKRIFGLMGIDIWEVIEAAKTKPFGYMPFYPGPGVGGHCIPIDPYYLTWKVREYNTDTRFIELAGQINRSMPYYVVNHLLEAMNAAGRSLRGTRVLVLGVAYKPGVSDDRESPAYAIMDLLRGKGADVQYYDPHVPRIAPGHNHWAGRHSIPWSEHELRGFDAAVVCTAHRDVDYAKLAGTVPLIVDACNVVPKDKKARVVAA
- a CDS encoding glycosyltransferase family 2 protein, which produces MMCFIHTLIWIIFIYFIALHAIYLVLVLLGAAQIRRYGRAITFAEFERIAKSELSMPVSIVIPAHNEESIIVNTVENALKLNYPQHEVVVVDDGSTDGTVEALVRRFTMHRVDKYGSKRIPTERILGVYESAEHPNLVVVAKENGRRADAINAAVPMTRYPLLCIIDADCVIEPDGLLHMARPFLVDSRLSASAGVVRPSNGLTLENGVIVGRGLPQTLLGLNQEVEYARSFQWARTGLSRLQSMLCISGALLLIKRQVYEAVGGPWPKAITDDIEFAIRINRHIYDRRNKQQQRLAYAPDAVSYTEVPEQYLLYASQRNRWQRGTLQALFRNWRMILNPRYGMTGLFGMPFFIVFEALAPVVEIAAYILAITLLVAGLATLKEVAIFFFLAYITGIFLTLLAVLITETTRLRAASWKDFWKMIAAIFLDNLGFHQFRLVNSVLGTIEYIFLRRRDLGAQMKRITPQTRPA
- a CDS encoding HEAT repeat domain-containing protein; the protein is MGVRRKPIQLLRRVAEYREHARRRKTHGRLRLRHRPRHRFRNGRPEPFERLHRHALLPAADHQGLQHHRRHAIHLPPEGKQHGPALPAMGPDDRSRMEILGPTFLEIALRVALVLAALSIAALLAIVAVRLGAGRKIKHASRFRHISEPVVTSYLAGRTAKDEAAAQMRKDPEEALALLMELSDRLEPRDRTRLHPLFAGLPQLESEKAALTHRRWEIRLRAAERLGYFGDKSVAPALLDALHDDVLAVRFAAARSLAGLGDPAHVEPVLLAFDVPGEMNQRRVAEIVRDFGPETAGALLEILRGNGEKYSDSVLNTAVRVLGMLRAREAVGPVASLLKSPEFRVRLNAVRTLGLLGDRTVIPDIAALANDPSWEVRNMVVQALGKLRASQCIPALTAALADGAWWVRYSAASALHSLGDHGLDALRDAMNKSTDRYARDISRQMLEEQRVLETKEARP